The following are encoded in a window of Clostridia bacterium genomic DNA:
- a CDS encoding bifunctional (p)ppGpp synthetase/guanosine-3',5'-bis(diphosphate) 3'-pyrophosphohydrolase codes for MDDLRTKELTENLISKINYYYPKDEQTIIEALKFASAAHEGQLRASGSPYISHPIQVADILIDLGLDSATICAALLHDTLEDTEVTDAMLREKFGDTIGDLVQGLTKLAKIHFDTIEQEQAENIRKMFFAMAKDIRVLIIKLADRLHNMRSLSYLSKDRQLAMARETIELYAPLAGRLGISPIKCELEDLCLKYLDNPMYEYLSKNIAQTKVERQEMVDAILIELREIVKDAEIPDAEISGRTKHFYSIYKKMKNQHKTLDQIYDLTAVRIIVDSVKDCFTVLGSIHAKWKPIPGRFKDYIAVPKPNRYQSLHTTVITNFGVPIEIQIRTYEMHKIAEYGIAAHWKYKEGVTGDTPLDDKLQWIKEFLAYEPDVNSHEFLDIIKKDISISNEIYVFTPKGDVRALKAGSSALDFAYAIHSEVGNHCVGVKVNSKIVPLATTLITGDVVEVLINQSSKGPSRDWLKIVKTSSAKVKIRQFFKRELKDEYIKAGKQMLEKEAKHKNLTLSQLLTDEAVKAVCDRYMYNNLEEMYASVGYGGILVSQIMLKLISANKQLGKIEEAVTKSKSTPSKDNAITIKGHDDLLVRFSGCCSPVPGDEIIGYISRGRGVCIHRKDCVSLKSLEQVRLIEAEWTSLSANATFSVDIQIVAESRSEIFADITKMVSAEQLPLLAINARRDKNHNAIAIITVEVTNQQQIAHLIERLKSLPSIINVFRTTK; via the coding sequence ATGGACGATTTAAGAACAAAAGAATTAACTGAAAATTTAATTAGTAAGATAAATTACTACTATCCTAAGGACGAACAAACTATTATTGAGGCGCTTAAATTTGCTTCTGCGGCTCACGAAGGTCAGTTGAGAGCTAGCGGTTCTCCTTATATTAGTCACCCCATACAAGTTGCCGATATTTTAATCGATTTAGGGTTAGATTCGGCTACTATTTGCGCTGCGCTTCTTCACGATACGCTTGAAGACACCGAAGTAACCGACGCAATGTTGCGTGAAAAATTCGGCGACACAATAGGCGACCTTGTGCAAGGGTTGACCAAACTTGCAAAAATTCACTTTGACACAATCGAGCAAGAACAAGCTGAAAATATTCGCAAAATGTTTTTCGCTATGGCAAAAGATATAAGAGTGCTTATAATTAAGCTTGCCGATAGATTGCATAATATGCGTTCGCTAAGTTACCTTTCAAAAGACCGTCAGCTTGCAATGGCGAGAGAAACTATCGAGCTTTACGCTCCGCTTGCTGGTCGTCTTGGTATTTCTCCAATTAAGTGTGAGTTAGAAGACTTGTGCTTGAAATATCTTGACAACCCAATGTATGAGTATTTGTCAAAAAATATTGCGCAAACCAAAGTCGAAAGGCAAGAAATGGTTGATGCAATATTAATTGAGCTTAGAGAAATTGTAAAAGACGCTGAAATTCCCGACGCTGAAATATCGGGTCGCACAAAGCACTTTTATAGCATATACAAAAAAATGAAAAATCAACATAAGACGTTAGACCAAATTTACGACCTAACTGCCGTACGTATTATTGTTGATTCGGTTAAAGACTGTTTTACCGTACTAGGTTCTATCCACGCTAAGTGGAAACCTATTCCCGGTCGCTTTAAAGACTATATTGCCGTTCCAAAGCCTAACAGATATCAATCTTTGCACACAACAGTTATAACTAATTTTGGCGTGCCTATCGAAATTCAAATTCGTACTTACGAGATGCATAAAATTGCCGAATATGGTATTGCTGCGCACTGGAAATATAAAGAGGGTGTAACTGGGGACACTCCGCTAGACGACAAACTTCAATGGATAAAAGAATTTTTGGCTTACGAACCCGATGTAAATAGTCACGAATTTCTTGATATTATTAAAAAAGATATTTCAATTAGCAACGAAATATATGTCTTTACCCCTAAGGGTGACGTACGAGCCTTAAAAGCAGGTTCTTCTGCGCTTGACTTTGCCTACGCTATTCACAGCGAAGTCGGCAATCATTGTGTTGGCGTTAAGGTCAACTCTAAAATTGTTCCGCTTGCAACAACATTAATAACCGGCGACGTTGTCGAAGTATTAATCAATCAATCTAGCAAAGGGCCGTCAAGAGATTGGCTAAAAATTGTAAAAACGTCTTCGGCAAAAGTTAAGATAAGACAATTTTTCAAACGAGAACTTAAAGACGAATATATCAAAGCCGGCAAGCAAATGCTTGAAAAAGAGGCTAAACATAAAAATTTAACGCTTTCGCAACTTCTTACCGACGAAGCGGTCAAGGCCGTTTGCGACCGATATATGTACAATAATCTTGAAGAAATGTACGCTTCGGTAGGCTATGGGGGTATTCTTGTCAGCCAAATTATGCTTAAACTCATATCGGCAAATAAGCAATTAGGCAAAATTGAAGAAGCCGTAACCAAATCAAAGTCTACGCCGTCAAAAGATAACGCAATTACTATTAAAGGTCACGATGACTTGCTTGTTAGATTCTCCGGCTGTTGTTCTCCCGTACCGGGCGACGAAATTATCGGGTATATTTCTAGGGGTAGGGGGGTTTGTATTCACCGCAAGGACTGCGTTTCCCTTAAAAGCTTAGAGCAAGTTCGTTTAATAGAAGCGGAATGGACATCGCTAAGCGCAAACGCAACTTTTTCTGTTGATATTCAAATAGTTGCCGAGAGCCGTAGTGAAATTTTTGCCGACATAACAAAAATGGTTTCCGCCGAACAACTACCGCTACTTGCAATCAATGCAAGACGGGACAAGAACCATAACGCTATCGCTATAATTACAGTTGAAGTAACTAATCAACAACAAATCGCTCATTTAATAGAAAGGCTTAAATCTTTGCCTAGTATTATAAATGTGTTTAGAACTACTAAATAA
- a CDS encoding anti-sigma factor antagonist (This anti-anti-sigma factor, or anti-sigma factor antagonist, belongs to a family that includes characterized members SpoIIAA, RsbV, RsfA, and RsfB.), translating to MEVISKREADKTVIYLLGELDNHNSAYARSKMDALLEDVGTNIVIFDLKLLSFMDSTGIGVLIGRYKKMKDTLQMFVRNPNKTIDKIFQMAGLYQVFSKV from the coding sequence ATGGAAGTAATCTCGAAACGTGAGGCAGACAAAACTGTAATTTATCTTTTAGGGGAGCTAGATAATCATAATTCTGCTTATGCCCGTAGCAAAATGGACGCTTTATTAGAGGACGTAGGCACAAATATAGTTATTTTTGATTTAAAACTGCTTTCTTTTATGGATAGTACGGGTATAGGCGTGCTAATAGGTAGGTATAAGAAGATGAAAGACACTTTACAAATGTTTGTGCGCAATCCTAATAAAACAATCGATAAAATATTTCAAATGGCAGGGCTGTACCAAGTATTTTCAAAAGTGTAA
- a CDS encoding SigB/SigF/SigG family RNA polymerase sigma factor, whose product MLNHQETMRLIVLAQKGDETAKTELIVQNTPLLKSIIKRYMGKNVEYDDLFQISSIGLLKAINNFSLEYNVRFSTYAVPMILGEIKRFLRDDGYIKVSRSVKSLSNKINKYIEAFGKENNASPSVEQIAQYFAVEPTEIVFAMDSSKMPVSLYEQSDNGDDKNPCLLDKLVSDKKDDDLIDRVILKSVINELTPRERKIILLRYFRDLTQGEIAIQLGVSQVQVSRLENKILEKIKDKFN is encoded by the coding sequence ATGCTTAATCACCAAGAAACAATGCGTCTTATTGTGCTTGCGCAAAAGGGCGACGAAACGGCGAAAACCGAGCTTATCGTACAAAACACTCCTCTTCTTAAAAGCATAATTAAGCGTTATATGGGAAAAAATGTCGAGTACGACGACCTTTTTCAAATCAGTAGCATTGGGTTACTTAAAGCAATTAATAATTTTTCGCTCGAATATAATGTTAGATTCTCTACTTACGCCGTGCCTATGATACTGGGGGAGATTAAGCGATTTTTAAGAGATGACGGTTATATTAAAGTGTCTCGCTCGGTAAAGTCGCTTTCTAACAAAATTAATAAATATATCGAAGCTTTTGGCAAAGAAAACAACGCCTCGCCTAGCGTAGAACAAATAGCGCAATATTTTGCGGTTGAACCGACAGAAATTGTATTTGCAATGGATAGCTCAAAAATGCCCGTATCGCTCTATGAACAAAGCGATAACGGCGACGACAAAAATCCGTGTTTGCTCGACAAATTAGTAAGCGACAAAAAAGACGACGACTTAATTGATAGGGTAATTCTCAAATCCGTCATAAACGAGTTGACCCCAAGGGAAAGAAAAATAATTTTGCTTAGATATTTTAGAGATTTAACGCAAGGAGAAATAGCTATTCAGTTAGGAGTTTCGCAAGTTCAAGTGTCAAGGTTAGAAAATAAAATTTTAGAAAAAATTAAAGATAAATTTAATTAA
- a CDS encoding stage V sporulation protein AD, which produces MDEYYNCRTIEFKNSYFSQGFTFVGPKEAEGKLGKFFDLTTLDDKLGQKTFEKAERKFFENAIYGLVNKCGIELSQVDAIVGGDLLNQIVSVAFGVRDTLRPFLGLYNACGTYVESLIVGSILVDNYYDRVICLSGSHFSTAERQYRYPLELGVFRSPVSQWTATGVGCTLLANNSLNNIRIVRATIGRVVDYGILDLNNMGAAMAPSAYDTLLNHFTNTNTTAKDYDLILTGDLGKLGKSILIDLAHCKGIDLSKNLADCGASLYHPSQKTYMGGSGAACSAIVVNSLIYQNLVSKRIKRMLVIGTGALMSPTTSFQGESIPAIAHCVEITSD; this is translated from the coding sequence ATGGACGAATATTATAATTGTCGAACTATTGAGTTCAAAAATTCCTATTTTTCGCAAGGTTTTACCTTTGTTGGACCAAAAGAAGCTGAGGGTAAATTAGGCAAGTTTTTCGATTTGACTACCTTAGACGACAAATTAGGCCAAAAAACTTTTGAAAAAGCCGAAAGAAAGTTCTTTGAAAATGCAATTTATGGCTTAGTTAATAAGTGCGGAATAGAGCTTAGTCAAGTTGACGCTATTGTCGGTGGAGATTTGCTCAATCAAATTGTTTCGGTTGCTTTTGGCGTAAGGGATACTTTAAGACCTTTTTTGGGATTATATAACGCTTGCGGAACTTATGTAGAAAGTTTAATTGTCGGTTCTATTCTTGTAGACAACTACTACGATAGAGTTATTTGCCTAAGCGGTAGTCATTTTTCTACCGCCGAGAGGCAATATCGTTATCCGCTTGAACTTGGAGTGTTTCGTTCTCCCGTATCTCAATGGACTGCAACCGGGGTTGGTTGTACCTTACTTGCTAACAATAGCCTAAATAATATTCGCATAGTTAGAGCAACAATAGGCAGAGTAGTTGACTATGGTATTTTAGACTTAAACAATATGGGCGCAGCTATGGCTCCTTCGGCGTATGATACCTTGCTTAATCATTTTACAAACACAAACACAACGGCAAAAGATTACGATTTAATTTTAACCGGCGATTTAGGCAAGCTCGGCAAGTCAATTTTAATAGATTTGGCGCATTGCAAAGGTATTGATTTATCTAAAAATTTAGCCGACTGCGGAGCTAGTCTGTATCACCCCAGCCAAAAAACTTATATGGGCGGAAGCGGGGCGGCCTGCTCGGCAATAGTTGTCAATAGTTTAATTTATCAAAATTTAGTAAGCAAACGCATTAAAAGAATGTTGGTAATAGGAACAGGCGCTTTAATGAGTCCAACAACGTCTTTTCAGGGTGAAAGCATACCGGCGATTGCCCATTGCGTAGAGATAACAAGTGATTAG
- a CDS encoding MBL fold metallo-hydrolase, translating into MLTICKQIGVIGTNCYVVVDQETKTCLIIDCAYDGKEIENYILQNNLIPLAFLLTHGHFDHCGGVENILKEFKLPVYCHIEDAEIARKAGSNRWGAPSCDCYVTNPISDQTSLKIGCFDIKILHTPGHTQGSVCYFIEDGMFSGDTLFAGDVGRTDLAGGSGIEQHKSMQKIKQIKQDYKLFPGHEESSTLSYEQTHNEYLLR; encoded by the coding sequence ATGCTGACTATTTGTAAACAAATCGGCGTTATAGGCACAAATTGCTACGTTGTAGTCGACCAAGAAACTAAAACTTGCTTGATTATTGATTGCGCTTATGATGGTAAAGAGATTGAAAATTACATACTGCAAAATAATCTTATTCCGCTTGCTTTTTTGCTCACTCACGGACACTTTGACCATTGTGGCGGAGTAGAAAATATCTTAAAAGAATTTAAACTTCCCGTATATTGTCATATAGAAGACGCCGAAATTGCTCGCAAGGCAGGGTCTAATCGTTGGGGCGCTCCAAGCTGTGATTGCTATGTTACTAACCCGATAAGCGACCAAACAAGCCTTAAAATAGGGTGTTTTGACATTAAAATTTTGCATACTCCGGGTCATACGCAAGGCAGTGTTTGTTATTTTATAGAAGACGGTATGTTTTCGGGCGATACTCTTTTTGCAGGCGACGTTGGTAGAACCGACCTTGCCGGCGGTAGCGGTATCGAGCAACATAAATCTATGCAAAAAATTAAACAAATTAAGCAAGACTATAAACTTTTTCCCGGACACGAAGAAAGTTCGACTCTTAGTTACGAACAAACGCATAACGAATATTTGTTGAGGTAA
- a CDS encoding SpoVA/SpoVAEb family sporulation membrane protein codes for MALLLLKAFLVGGAICLLGQIVLNFTHITNGKILVLFLILGALLQAFGLYEKLILWAGAGASVPISGFGCALVKGAVEMAREKGVMGAFMGGLSATSLGLATAIVSGYIVAIIFKPHTKKN; via the coding sequence ATGGCGTTACTATTATTAAAAGCTTTTTTAGTTGGCGGAGCGATATGTCTTTTAGGACAAATAGTGCTTAATTTTACGCATATAACAAATGGAAAAATTCTTGTTTTATTTTTAATTCTTGGAGCTTTGCTTCAAGCGTTTGGACTATATGAAAAATTAATTCTTTGGGCTGGCGCCGGCGCAAGCGTGCCTATAAGCGGTTTCGGTTGCGCTCTCGTCAAAGGCGCAGTTGAAATGGCAAGAGAAAAAGGCGTAATGGGAGCTTTTATGGGCGGGTTATCGGCTACTTCGCTAGGACTTGCAACCGCTATTGTTTCGGGCTATATCGTAGCGATAATTTTTAAACCGCATACTAAAAAGAATTAA
- the hemZ gene encoding coproporphyrinogen dehydrogenase HemZ codes for MELYTTNLGFASDLIDVAKLFIINTEIKNTDNLSADIVHKSNISNFILTNQCFYKQFSFSNTIAIDKKWNLLEQKRYAKRYAKLSVYFCLKQAYDKSLPWGSLTGIRPSKLAQEIIDREEGDFAKLFGNLFDVSQPKIQLISDILANQNGLKQLDDNVVDFYVNIPFCTSRCSYCSFTSGVISSLRQFVEPYVDKLCTEIAIFIEMCKQKGKKIKNIYFGGGTPTSLSCAELEKIIKLFKPNGEFTVEAGRPDTIDNDKLAMLANYGVNRISINPQTFNQSTLDLVGRRHSVLDIYQKYNLASKYNFIINMDLIAGLPQENLIMFENSIKQTLNLSPHNITVHSLALKKGSELKNNAQVSDQKVVADMVDYSQSQLYKANYSPYYMYRQKYVSESLENVGFCKNNTQCLYNIDIMEETTSIVACGCNAISKRVFVGQNRIERQANAKDIVTYLNDFDRFISQKQKLFD; via the coding sequence ATGGAACTTTATACAACTAACTTAGGCTTTGCAAGCGACTTAATTGATGTTGCAAAGCTTTTTATTATTAATACTGAAATTAAAAATACCGACAATTTGTCGGCGGACATTGTTCATAAGTCGAATATATCCAATTTTATTTTAACTAATCAATGTTTTTATAAGCAATTTAGTTTTTCTAATACCATAGCGATTGATAAAAAATGGAACTTACTCGAACAAAAGCGTTACGCAAAGCGTTATGCCAAACTTTCGGTATATTTTTGTCTTAAACAAGCCTATGATAAATCTTTGCCGTGGGGGAGTTTGACGGGAATTCGTCCTTCTAAACTTGCCCAAGAAATTATTGATAGAGAAGAAGGCGACTTCGCCAAACTTTTTGGCAATCTTTTTGATGTTTCTCAACCAAAAATTCAATTAATTAGCGATATTTTAGCTAATCAAAATGGTTTAAAACAGCTAGACGACAACGTCGTTGACTTCTATGTAAATATTCCTTTTTGTACAAGTCGTTGTAGCTATTGTTCATTTACTAGCGGAGTAATTAGTTCGTTACGCCAATTTGTCGAACCTTATGTCGATAAATTGTGTACTGAAATTGCTATTTTTATAGAAATGTGTAAACAAAAAGGCAAAAAAATTAAAAATATCTATTTTGGAGGCGGAACGCCGACTTCTTTAAGTTGCGCCGAATTAGAAAAAATTATAAAGCTGTTTAAACCTAACGGAGAATTTACCGTCGAAGCTGGACGACCTGACACAATAGATAACGATAAACTGGCTATGCTAGCAAATTATGGAGTTAATAGAATATCAATTAATCCGCAAACTTTTAACCAATCAACGCTTGATTTGGTTGGTCGTAGGCATAGCGTATTAGACATTTATCAAAAATATAATCTTGCAAGCAAATATAATTTTATTATTAATATGGACTTAATCGCCGGACTTCCGCAAGAAAATCTTATAATGTTTGAAAATTCTATAAAACAAACCTTAAACCTTTCTCCGCACAATATAACCGTACATAGTCTAGCGCTTAAAAAAGGTAGCGAACTTAAAAACAATGCCCAAGTTAGCGACCAAAAAGTTGTAGCCGATATGGTAGATTATTCTCAAAGTCAATTGTATAAGGCTAATTATTCGCCTTATTATATGTACCGACAAAAATACGTAAGCGAAAGTCTAGAAAACGTTGGGTTTTGCAAAAATAACACCCAATGTCTATATAATATTGATATTATGGAAGAAACAACCTCGATTGTAGCTTGCGGTTGTAACGCTATAAGCAAACGAGTTTTCGTTGGTCAAAACCGCATTGAAAGACAGGCAAACGCCAAAGATATCGTCACTTATTTAAATGATTTTGATAGATTTATTTCACAAAAACAAAAATTATTTGATTAA
- a CDS encoding SpoVA/SpoVAEb family sporulation membrane protein yields MKKKHITNSQKISKVKTANKVGKTKSFTEINKENYKEYVFNKAPHSSHLKNLVYAYIVGGLICTLGQIFIEGFVLLKFSREISTGLASSCLIALAALTTGIGVYDRLGRFAGAGSTIPITGFSNAMVSPALEFRAEGLIYGLGAKMFVVAGPVVVNGVLFSVLIALITLIFEG; encoded by the coding sequence ATGAAAAAGAAACATATTACAAACAGCCAAAAGATTTCGAAAGTAAAAACAGCCAACAAGGTGGGCAAAACAAAGAGTTTTACAGAAATTAATAAAGAAAATTATAAGGAATATGTCTTTAATAAAGCTCCGCATTCTAGCCATCTTAAAAATTTGGTCTACGCCTATATTGTCGGCGGACTTATTTGTACGCTTGGACAAATTTTTATCGAAGGCTTTGTGTTGCTCAAATTTTCTCGTGAAATCAGCACGGGACTTGCTTCTAGCTGTTTAATCGCTCTTGCCGCATTAACTACCGGCATAGGCGTTTATGACCGCCTAGGTAGGTTTGCCGGCGCTGGTTCGACTATACCTATTACCGGGTTTTCTAACGCTATGGTTTCGCCTGCGTTAGAATTTAGAGCCGAAGGACTAATATATGGATTAGGAGCAAAGATGTTTGTAGTTGCAGGACCAGTTGTGGTAAACGGCGTATTATTTTCAGTTTTAATCGCCTTAATTACGCTCATTTTTGAGGGCTAA
- the spoIIAB gene encoding anti-sigma F factor, whose product MTENKMTLTVDAISINVGFTRSVVAAFVSQLNPTVEEVGDIKTAVSEAITNCVVHAYSNNGGQAQIKVAVKGKIVEIEIVDYGQGIDDVAKAMQPFFTSSYCEERSGMGFTVMQAMMDTLDVTSSLGVGTTVKMTKKITSSVEV is encoded by the coding sequence ATGACAGAAAACAAAATGACATTGACTGTTGACGCTATTTCAATCAACGTTGGTTTTACCCGTAGCGTAGTAGCTGCCTTTGTCAGCCAACTTAACCCAACGGTAGAGGAAGTCGGGGATATAAAAACCGCTGTTTCCGAAGCGATAACAAATTGTGTCGTACACGCTTATTCCAACAACGGCGGACAAGCTCAAATAAAAGTTGCTGTAAAAGGCAAAATAGTAGAAATAGAAATTGTCGACTACGGACAAGGTATTGACGACGTAGCCAAAGCTATGCAACCATTCTTCACCTCTTCTTACTGCGAAGAACGCTCTGGTATGGGCTTTACCGTAATGCAAGCTATGATGGATACTCTTGACGTTACTTCCTCCTTAGGCGTTGGCACAACAGTAAAAATGACTAAAAAAATCACCTCGTCAGTCGAGGTGTAA
- the pheS gene encoding phenylalanine--tRNA ligase subunit alpha, producing MKEKIEALVESCIQQINEANSSTLKDIKVLFLGKNGQLTTILRGMKDISQEERPQIGSLVNLARVKLEQLFNDKEQELKQAELQQAIANNSCDITLTKNISRLGTLHPINKVENEIIDLFTGLGFKVLEGPEIETDYYNFLALNVPADHPARDMQDTFYFTANYLLRTHTSPNQVRVMEVTKPPIKMLCPGKTYRADSDSSHSPMFHQIEGLVVDEHLTLSDLLGTLEYVAKKLFSKDTKVRFRPSYFPFTEPSVEVDLSCSSCNGKGCSLCKGTGWVEVLGAGMVHPNVLENCGIDSTKYSAYAFGLGIERMAIIKYGVTDIRLFFENDIRFLKQFKG from the coding sequence ATGAAAGAAAAAATTGAAGCGCTTGTAGAAAGTTGTATTCAACAAATTAATGAGGCAAATTCTTCAACGCTTAAAGACATTAAGGTACTTTTTTTAGGTAAAAACGGTCAACTTACGACTATCTTACGTGGAATGAAAGACATTTCGCAAGAGGAACGACCTCAAATAGGTTCTCTTGTCAATCTTGCTAGGGTTAAACTAGAACAATTATTTAACGATAAGGAACAAGAACTTAAACAAGCCGAATTGCAACAAGCCATTGCGAACAATTCTTGTGATATAACGCTAACAAAAAATATTTCTAGATTAGGCACGCTTCACCCTATAAACAAGGTTGAAAATGAGATTATTGATTTGTTTACAGGACTAGGGTTTAAAGTTTTAGAAGGTCCTGAGATAGAAACCGATTATTATAATTTCCTAGCATTAAATGTTCCTGCCGACCACCCTGCTCGTGATATGCAAGATACGTTTTACTTTACTGCTAATTATCTCTTGCGCACGCATACTTCGCCTAACCAAGTACGTGTTATGGAAGTAACCAAACCGCCTATTAAGATGCTTTGCCCGGGTAAGACTTATCGTGCGGACTCAGATTCTTCGCATTCCCCGATGTTTCACCAAATAGAGGGACTTGTAGTTGACGAACATCTAACTCTTAGCGACTTGCTAGGCACTTTGGAATATGTCGCCAAAAAACTATTTAGCAAGGACACTAAGGTGCGTTTTCGCCCGTCGTACTTTCCTTTTACCGAGCCAAGCGTAGAAGTCGATTTATCTTGTTCGTCTTGTAATGGCAAGGGTTGTAGTCTTTGCAAGGGGACTGGCTGGGTAGAAGTGCTTGGCGCAGGTATGGTTCACCCAAACGTACTTGAAAATTGCGGAATAGATTCTACCAAATACTCGGCTTACGCTTTTGGGCTAGGTATTGAAAGAATGGCTATTATAAAATACGGTGTTACCGATATTAGACTGTTTTTTGAAAATGATATTAGATTTTTGAAACAGTTTAAGGGTTAA
- the yunB gene encoding sporulation protein YunB produces MKYYNTNYCEHYYKIKKKRRFKRLWPIIFPIIALITFYLYRYIFPETSKTIVAYCDAQMGSLSAIAINDAMMSLFEQSVKFSDFVTIEKDNNGKITLVQANTTAINVLARKVTKQIEKNLEFLASGGIDIPLGTLTNWPMFTGAGPNFKVEIMPNESVICNFVSVFEQAGINQTLHKIYLSIETNIIIIMPTSNQEVNNTSQVLICETIILGDVPEVYLGSIKLGN; encoded by the coding sequence ATGAAGTATTATAACACTAACTATTGCGAGCATTACTATAAAATTAAGAAAAAAAGACGATTTAAAAGATTATGGCCGATTATATTTCCTATAATTGCCCTAATAACTTTCTATTTATATAGATATATTTTTCCCGAAACGTCTAAAACGATAGTCGCATACTGCGATGCGCAAATGGGTTCGCTTTCGGCGATTGCAATCAATGACGCTATGATGTCTTTGTTTGAGCAATCGGTAAAATTTAGCGATTTTGTCACTATTGAAAAAGATAATAATGGTAAAATTACCTTAGTTCAAGCAAACACTACGGCTATAAATGTTCTGGCACGAAAAGTTACTAAACAAATTGAAAAAAATCTTGAATTTTTAGCTAGCGGTGGCATAGATATTCCCTTAGGCACGTTGACAAATTGGCCTATGTTTACAGGAGCGGGTCCCAATTTTAAGGTTGAAATTATGCCTAACGAATCGGTAATATGCAATTTTGTTTCAGTTTTTGAGCAGGCTGGCATTAATCAAACTCTACATAAAATTTATCTTTCAATAGAAACAAACATAATTATAATTATGCCTACGAGTAACCAAGAAGTTAATAATACAAGTCAAGTGCTTATTTGCGAAACAATTATTCTAGGCGATGTGCCGGAAGTATATTTAGGTAGTATCAAGTTAGGTAATTAG